In one window of Comamonas testosteroni DNA:
- the trxC gene encoding thioredoxin TrxC, translated as MSESLHYVCPHCHTTNRIAKEQLGNQPDCGSCHQALVTGEPVALDNDSFARHTGRSQVPVVVDFWAPWCGPCRMMAPAFAQAAQQLAGQAQLAKLDTEAYPQAAAPLGIRSIPTMVIFREGQELARISGAMPASEIVRWVRSVI; from the coding sequence GTGTCCGAATCCCTGCACTACGTCTGTCCTCATTGCCACACCACCAATCGCATCGCCAAAGAGCAGCTGGGCAATCAGCCTGATTGCGGTAGCTGCCACCAGGCTCTTGTGACGGGCGAGCCCGTGGCACTGGACAACGACAGCTTTGCCAGACACACCGGGCGCAGCCAAGTGCCGGTGGTCGTGGATTTCTGGGCCCCCTGGTGCGGCCCCTGCCGCATGATGGCGCCGGCCTTTGCCCAGGCGGCGCAGCAGCTGGCGGGGCAGGCGCAGTTGGCCAAGCTCGATACCGAGGCTTACCCGCAGGCCGCCGCACCCTTGGGCATCCGCAGCATTCCGACCATGGTGATCTTCAGGGAAGGCCAGGAACTGGCCCGCATCTCCGGGGCAATGCCTGCCTCGGAGATCGTGCGCTGGGTGCGATCGGTGATCTGA
- the adhP gene encoding alcohol dehydrogenase AdhP — protein sequence MSLPQTMKAAVVRSFGKPLTIEEMPVPRPTDDQILVKIAASGVCHTDLHAAEGDWPVKPHPPFIPGHEGVGYVAAVGKNVKHVKEGDRVGVPWLHSACGFCRHCIGGWETLCESQTNTGYSVNGGFADYALADPNYVGHLPSNVSFIDVAPVLCAGVTVYKGLKVTDAKPGDWVVISGIGGLGHMAVQYAKAMGFNVAAVDIDDSKLALARQLGATVTVNAKTTDPAAYLQREIEGAHGVLVTAVSPKAFEQALGMVRRGGTISLNGLPPGDFPLPIFSMVLKGITVRGSIVGTRLDLQESLDFAAQGKVKATVSTDKLENINDIFARMHEGKIEGRVVLDIAA from the coding sequence ATGTCCTTACCCCAGACCATGAAAGCCGCCGTGGTGCGTTCCTTCGGGAAACCGCTCACGATTGAAGAAATGCCGGTGCCCCGACCGACAGACGATCAGATCCTGGTCAAGATCGCTGCTTCCGGCGTCTGCCACACCGATCTGCATGCAGCCGAAGGCGACTGGCCTGTCAAGCCTCATCCGCCCTTCATTCCCGGCCACGAGGGCGTGGGCTATGTGGCGGCGGTGGGCAAGAACGTCAAGCATGTCAAGGAAGGCGATCGCGTGGGCGTGCCCTGGCTGCACAGCGCCTGCGGCTTCTGCCGCCACTGCATAGGCGGCTGGGAGACCTTGTGCGAATCTCAGACCAATACCGGCTATTCGGTCAACGGCGGCTTTGCCGACTACGCGCTGGCCGATCCCAACTATGTGGGCCATCTGCCGTCCAACGTGAGCTTTATCGATGTCGCTCCCGTGCTCTGCGCCGGGGTTACGGTGTACAAGGGGCTGAAAGTCACCGATGCCAAGCCCGGCGACTGGGTGGTGATTTCCGGCATCGGCGGCCTGGGCCACATGGCCGTGCAATATGCCAAGGCCATGGGCTTCAACGTCGCGGCCGTCGACATCGATGACAGCAAGCTCGCTCTGGCGCGTCAGCTGGGCGCCACCGTCACTGTCAACGCAAAGACCACCGATCCGGCGGCCTATCTGCAAAGAGAGATTGAAGGCGCCCATGGCGTGCTGGTCACTGCCGTGTCGCCCAAGGCTTTCGAGCAGGCGCTGGGCATGGTGCGCCGCGGCGGCACGATTTCGCTCAACGGCCTGCCGCCCGGCGATTTTCCGCTGCCGATCTTCTCCATGGTGCTCAAGGGCATCACCGTGCGCGGCTCCATCGTCGGCACGCGCCTGGACCTGCAGGAGTCGCTGGACTTTGCGGCTCAGGGCAAGGTCAAGGCCACCGTATCCACCGACAAGCTGGAAAACATCAACGACATCTTTGCCCGCATGCACGAAGGCAAGATCGAAGGCCGCGTGGTGCTGGACATCGCCGCCTGA
- a CDS encoding multifunctional CCA addition/repair protein — MSEFKVFKVGGAVRDALLGLPVNDTDWVVVGATPEQMSARGFVPVGRDFPVFLHPQTHEEYALARTERKNGMGYRGFVVHTAADVTLEEDLARRDLTINSIAAPADWTGNDGLEDLVDPYRGQQDLKDHVLRHVTDAFREDPVRILRLARFAARLTDFSVAPETMELMREMVAAGEVDALVPERVWQEISRGLMEAQPSRMFDILRECGALARLLPELDKLWGVPQRAEYHPEIDCGVHAMMVLDMSARLQAPLSVRFACLCHDFGKGTTPADVLPRHIGHEQRSARLLLQVCERWRVPNDCKELAEVVAREHGNIHRSHELNAAALLRLLERCDAIRKPQRFEEALLACECDARGRLGFEEAAYPQRQRLGNALKAALAVETAPVAQAAAQRGLKGKAIGDAVSKAREQAIAAYLEGCA, encoded by the coding sequence ATGAGTGAATTCAAGGTTTTCAAGGTAGGCGGCGCCGTGCGCGATGCGTTGCTGGGCCTGCCCGTCAACGACACGGACTGGGTGGTGGTCGGAGCCACACCGGAGCAGATGAGCGCGCGCGGCTTCGTGCCCGTGGGGCGCGACTTTCCGGTGTTCCTGCACCCCCAGACCCATGAGGAATATGCGCTGGCTCGCACCGAGCGCAAGAACGGCATGGGCTATCGCGGCTTTGTGGTTCACACCGCTGCCGATGTGACGCTGGAAGAAGACCTGGCGCGGCGCGATCTGACCATCAACTCCATCGCTGCTCCTGCCGACTGGACAGGCAACGACGGCCTCGAAGACCTGGTGGATCCCTATCGCGGCCAGCAGGATCTGAAGGATCACGTGCTGCGCCATGTGACCGATGCGTTTCGCGAAGACCCGGTACGCATTCTGCGCCTGGCCCGCTTTGCGGCGCGCCTCACCGATTTCTCCGTCGCCCCCGAAACCATGGAACTCATGCGCGAGATGGTGGCGGCCGGCGAGGTCGATGCCCTGGTGCCCGAGCGCGTGTGGCAGGAAATCAGCCGCGGCCTGATGGAGGCCCAGCCCTCTCGCATGTTCGACATCCTTCGCGAATGCGGGGCTCTGGCCCGGCTGCTGCCCGAGCTCGACAAGCTCTGGGGCGTGCCCCAGCGCGCCGAATACCACCCCGAGATCGATTGCGGCGTGCATGCCATGATGGTGCTGGACATGTCGGCCCGCTTGCAGGCACCGCTGTCCGTGCGCTTTGCCTGCCTGTGCCATGACTTCGGCAAAGGCACCACGCCGGCCGATGTGTTGCCCCGCCATATCGGCCACGAACAGCGCAGCGCCCGCCTGCTGCTTCAGGTCTGCGAGCGCTGGCGCGTGCCCAACGACTGCAAGGAGCTGGCCGAGGTCGTGGCGCGCGAGCATGGCAACATCCATCGCAGCCACGAGCTCAATGCCGCCGCCCTGCTGCGCCTGCTGGAGCGCTGCGATGCCATACGCAAGCCCCAGCGCTTCGAGGAAGCCTTGCTGGCCTGCGAATGCGACGCACGCGGGCGTCTGGGCTTTGAAGAGGCGGCCTACCCCCAGCGCCAGCGCCTGGGCAATGCCCTGAAGGCGGCTCTGGCCGTGGAAACCGCCCCCGTTGCCCAGGCCGCAGCGCAGCGCGGCCTCAAGGGCAAGGCCATTGGCGATGCCGTGAGCAAGGCGCGCGAGCAGGCGATTGCCGCCTATCTGGAAGGCTGCGCCTAG
- a CDS encoding glutathione S-transferase family protein, with product MKLYIGNKNYSSWSMRPWVLMRQSGISFEELTLRFDSFAPNSSFKLQALALAPTGKVPLLVDGGLIIWDSLAICEYLAERFPDKHLWPQTVAQRARARSLVAQMHSGFGALRSLCPMNIEAQLQETGARLWAEHADLRSDVQQLEELWTPLLSTASGPMLFDQFSIADAFFAPVCMRINGYGLPTSAPVRAYIQRITQLPATQEWIHAALAEQDFLQFEEPYRQQR from the coding sequence ATGAAGCTCTATATCGGCAACAAGAATTACTCGTCCTGGTCCATGCGGCCCTGGGTGCTGATGCGCCAAAGCGGCATCAGCTTCGAAGAGCTCACACTGCGCTTTGACAGCTTTGCGCCCAACTCCAGCTTCAAGCTGCAGGCGCTGGCACTCGCCCCCACCGGCAAGGTGCCACTGCTGGTCGATGGGGGGCTGATCATCTGGGACAGCCTGGCCATCTGCGAATACCTGGCCGAGCGCTTTCCCGACAAGCACCTATGGCCGCAGACCGTGGCCCAGCGTGCCCGTGCGCGCAGTCTGGTGGCACAGATGCACAGCGGCTTCGGTGCGCTGCGCAGCCTCTGCCCCATGAATATCGAAGCCCAGTTGCAGGAGACCGGTGCCCGGCTCTGGGCCGAGCATGCCGATCTGCGCAGCGATGTCCAGCAGCTCGAAGAACTCTGGACCCCGCTGCTGAGCACCGCCAGCGGCCCCATGCTGTTTGACCAGTTCAGCATTGCCGATGCCTTTTTTGCGCCGGTGTGCATGCGCATCAACGGCTACGGCCTGCCAACCTCGGCCCCGGTACGCGCCTATATACAGCGCATCACCCAGCTGCCCGCCACCCAGGAATGGATTCATGCCGCCTTGGCCGAGCAGGACTTTCTGCAGTTCGAAGAGCCCTATCGCCAGCAGCGCTGA
- the queC gene encoding 7-cyano-7-deazaguanine synthase QueC, which translates to MANTSTSSANLAAHVAGAGHHKGALVLFSGGQDSTTCLAQALAMFERVETLGFDYGQRHSVEMQVRAGVREQLAERFPQWAPRLGEDHVLSLDVLKQIGGSSLTEDVAFAMQADGLPNTFVPGRNLLFLTLAGALAYRRGLTVIVTGVCETDYSGYPDCRDDTMKAQQLALNLGLERRLRIDTPLMWLDKAQTWQLAQDLGGSDLVELIRTETHTCYQGTRDALHEWGYGCGSCPACELRASGWHNWRASQAAT; encoded by the coding sequence ATGGCAAATACTTCGACTTCTTCTGCAAACCTGGCCGCGCATGTGGCAGGGGCTGGTCACCACAAGGGCGCGCTGGTGCTGTTCTCGGGCGGCCAGGACTCGACCACCTGCCTGGCTCAGGCCCTGGCCATGTTCGAGCGCGTGGAGACGCTGGGCTTTGACTACGGCCAGCGCCACAGCGTGGAGATGCAGGTGCGCGCAGGCGTGCGCGAGCAACTGGCTGAGCGCTTTCCCCAGTGGGCGCCGCGTCTGGGCGAGGACCATGTGCTGTCGCTCGATGTGCTCAAGCAGATTGGCGGCTCCTCCCTGACCGAGGATGTGGCTTTTGCCATGCAGGCCGACGGCCTGCCCAACACCTTTGTGCCGGGCCGCAACCTGCTGTTTCTGACGCTGGCCGGCGCGCTGGCCTATCGGCGCGGCCTGACGGTGATCGTCACCGGCGTCTGCGAGACCGATTACTCGGGCTACCCCGATTGCCGCGACGACACCATGAAGGCCCAGCAGCTGGCGCTGAACCTGGGCCTGGAGCGCCGGCTGCGCATCGATACGCCGCTGATGTGGCTGGACAAGGCCCAGACCTGGCAGCTGGCCCAGGATCTGGGCGGCAGCGATCTGGTGGAGCTGATCCGCACCGAGACCCATACCTGCTACCAGGGCACGCGCGATGCGCTGCACGAATGGGGCTATGGCTGCGGCAGCTGCCCGGCCTGCGAGCTGCGTGCATCGGGCTGGCACAACTGGCGCGCCAGTCAGGCCGCAACTTGA
- a CDS encoding 5-formyltetrahydrofolate cyclo-ligase: MDKAALRRKLIELRLNLPDRLQRADALQQVMRFWLMERPDTVIGAYWPIKGEFDPLPALHRWKEDGELQGTPQRRRIGLPVIDKQRKTLSFHAWYPGCPMEEDAYGIPKPKDTELLVPTLLFVPCVGYAAGGYRLGYGGGFYDRTLAELSPRPFTVGLGYTNGYVDDFQPEAHDLPLDAILNDNGVVWPV, translated from the coding sequence ATGGACAAAGCAGCGTTACGCCGCAAGTTGATTGAACTGCGCCTCAACCTTCCAGATCGCCTGCAACGCGCCGATGCGCTGCAGCAGGTGATGCGCTTTTGGCTGATGGAGCGGCCCGATACCGTGATTGGTGCCTACTGGCCCATCAAGGGAGAGTTCGACCCGCTGCCAGCCCTGCATCGCTGGAAGGAAGATGGTGAGCTACAGGGTACTCCACAAAGGCGCAGGATCGGGCTGCCGGTGATAGACAAACAGCGCAAGACGCTGAGTTTTCACGCCTGGTACCCCGGTTGCCCGATGGAGGAGGACGCCTATGGCATTCCCAAGCCCAAGGATACCGAACTGCTGGTGCCCACGCTGCTGTTTGTCCCCTGCGTAGGCTATGCGGCCGGCGGCTACCGCCTGGGCTATGGCGGCGGCTTCTATGACCGCACGCTGGCCGAGCTGAGCCCGCGCCCGTTTACCGTGGGCCTGGGCTACACCAATGGCTATGTCGATGACTTCCAGCCCGAGGCCCATGACCTGCCGCTGGACGCCATCCTCAACGACAACGGCGTGGTCTGGCCCGTCTAA